In Isosphaera pallida ATCC 43644, the sequence CTCAGCGCTGAGGAGCGACTGGAACGCGGCGAGTCGGTGGGGATGGTTGCGAACTCCGCGCGGCGTCAGGTTTTGGCTCAAACAGAAATCCACGAGCAGTCCGGCCGCCTCACCAATGGTCCATTCCACGGGATGCAGTCGGAAGGCCCCGTTGGTGAGATGGGTTACGCCCAGGTTTTTGCAGGCGGGCAACAGATTCTCTAGGCGGACTGGAATGAGCGCGCCCAAGGGGATCTGAAAGGGAAGGCAAGCCAAGTCGAGGTAGTTGCGGCCGCCGGTGGTGGGGTGCAGGTCGATCCGGTAGGCTCCGACGCCCACCGAGTCGGCGAAGGGAGCGGCGGTGATCCGATCGCGGGTTGGGTCGAAGCCTGGTTGGCTTCGCAAGATCGCCCGACGCGCCTCCAGACCCACATGGTTTTCGGTGACGGTGAACTCGGCGACGATGCGGCGCGACTCCCGCACATAAGGGAACATGGCCAGACCATCGGCCGTTCCAGTGATGTCCCGACGCAACACCAAGCCAGGCCAGCCGGTTCCGCCGTCGGGACGGGGGGCTTCGGTCCTCATCCAGTGCAACAGCGACAGGCTTAGCGAGGCGGCTCGAGCGCGGGCCTGGTGGAAAGCCAAGGGGTTGGTAGGACCTTGGGGCGGGTGCAGCGGGGCCAGCCAAAAGTCGTTTTGGGGCCAGTTGACCAGGCTCACGTCTCGAATCCCGGCGGATGCCTCAAAGCTAGACGCGGCGAGAATGCGGCGATAGACCCAGAGGTTCAGGCTGGCTCCCGGCACGTCGTCGCGGGTCGGGTCGAAGCCGGCAGTGGTCGGCTCGAGCGTGACCGGGTGGGAAAAGGTCCACGAAAGCAACGGGCCAGGCCAGGCTGGTTCCAGCTGAGGATGGTGGTCTCGCCAGAAGGCGTAATCCTCGGGTGGATCGGGATCGCCCACATGGTTCTCGCCGGGACGGTGTTCGACGGCGAAGCAAAGCGTGAACCCTTGAACGTCGTCGGGACGGGCTTGCTCCGGCGCGTGGGGCTCCTGGGTGTCGGCATGCGACTCGGCTCCCGTGACGAACTCGGCCCCGGCCAACGGCAACAGATCACCTAGTTCGGTGGCGTCGAGAATGTAAGGGGCTTCGACAACCCTTAGCGTGTTGTCCCGGCTTCGCAACCGCACCATCCGCACGCGATCGCCCTCGGTCTCCACTGTCTCGGCCCGCGTGCTGCGTAGGATCGTCAAGCGTCCTGCGGCCAGATACGGACCGAGCGCGGCCTCCAATTCCGCTAGAATCACCCGAGGCTCGCAACACAAACGCGAGACCCGACCTTGGCCGGGGTTGAGCCGTTCATCCCGAACTGAGGCTCCAGTAAGAGGATACACCCGACGGTAGTGGTCGCGCACCGCCTTCCTCAGCCGAGCATAGGAGGCCGTTCGACCGAACGACTCGATCCAGCGATGTTCGTCAGGAGGAACCGCCTGCGAGGTCCATTGGCCGCCCAACCATTCGGTCTCTTCGACGAGGATGACCCGGCGACCGCGTCGGCAGGCAGCCAAGGCGGCCGCAACCCCGCCGATTCCTCCGCCGACAATCAGCACCTCAGCCCGAAGGACGGGTTCTTGGCCACTCGGGGCGAGCGGGAACCGATTCGTCCAAGGAGTTGCGAAGAGGACGGACGACGGAGAGCCGCCCAGAGCCGCGGCGGCGGCCACCGTTACGCCAAGGCCAAGCAGATCGCGGCGGGTTGGGAGGGCAGGACGCGACCAGGTCATGTTACTTGATCCGACGCAGTCTCAGTGGACGGAGCAGTCTCGCCGGCGGTCTCCACCGGCTTACTGGCTTTCTTAGACGGCTTGCGTGGACGACACTTGCCGAAGCTGCCTCGGCTCAACTTGCCTCGAAATGTCCGTCGATCACCCTTACCCATCTTGGTCCTCGAATCGTGTTGGTTGGAAAACAAACAGCATAACAGAAACACCACAACTCCACGCCATGCCGAGCGCGACGCGACATAGCGGGATGGGTGCGGCCTGGACGCGATGGTGTTGGCCAGCCGGTTAGTGAACGGTGATGAGTTCGACTTCGAACAACAGGGTGGCGTTGGGAGGAATCACGCCGCCGACCCCACGCGCGCCGTAACCCTCCTCGGGCGGAATCGTCAGCTTGCGAATCCCACCGACCCTCATGCCAGCCACGCCAATGTCCCAGCCCTGGATCACCTGGCCGACTCCCAGATCGAACTGGAATGGTTGGCCCCGATCCCGCGACGAGTCGAACTTGGTTCCGTCGGTCAGGGTTCCTACGTAATGCACCGAGACCCGCGC encodes:
- a CDS encoding FAD-dependent oxidoreductase, whose amino-acid sequence is MTWSRPALPTRRDLLGLGVTVAAAAALGGSPSSVLFATPWTNRFPLAPSGQEPVLRAEVLIVGGGIGGVAAALAACRRGRRVILVEETEWLGGQWTSQAVPPDEHRWIESFGRTASYARLRKAVRDHYRRVYPLTGASVRDERLNPGQGRVSRLCCEPRVILAELEAALGPYLAAGRLTILRSTRAETVETEGDRVRMVRLRSRDNTLRVVEAPYILDATELGDLLPLAGAEFVTGAESHADTQEPHAPEQARPDDVQGFTLCFAVEHRPGENHVGDPDPPEDYAFWRDHHPQLEPAWPGPLLSWTFSHPVTLEPTTAGFDPTRDDVPGASLNLWVYRRILAASSFEASAGIRDVSLVNWPQNDFWLAPLHPPQGPTNPLAFHQARARAASLSLSLLHWMRTEAPRPDGGTGWPGLVLRRDITGTADGLAMFPYVRESRRIVAEFTVTENHVGLEARRAILRSQPGFDPTRDRITAAPFADSVGVGAYRIDLHPTTGGRNYLDLACLPFQIPLGALIPVRLENLLPACKNLGVTHLTNGAFRLHPVEWTIGEAAGLLVDFCLSQNLTPRGVRNHPHRLAAFQSLLSAEGLELSWPETSAL
- a CDS encoding 30S ribosomal protein THX; protein product: MGKGDRRTFRGKLSRGSFGKCRPRKPSKKASKPVETAGETAPSTETASDQVT
- a CDS encoding FKBP-type peptidyl-prolyl cis-trans isomerase; this translates as MPTTIEDVQIGSGAEAKAGARVSVHYVGTLTDGTKFDSSRDRGQPFQFDLGVGQVIQGWDIGVAGMRVGGIRKLTIPPEEGYGARGVGGVIPPNATLLFEVELITVH